Proteins encoded by one window of Mus musculus strain C57BL/6J chromosome 10, GRCm38.p6 C57BL/6J:
- the Pan2 gene encoding PAN2-PAN3 deadenylation complex catalytic subunit Pan2 isoform X2 — protein MNFEGLDPGLAEFSPAMHSTLDPVLDAHLNPSLLQNVELDPEGVALEALPVQESVHIMEGVYSELHSVVAEVGVPVSVSHFDLHEEMLWVGSHGGHATSFFGPALERYSSFQVNGGDDIRQIQSLENGILFLTKNNLKYMARGGLIIFDYLLDENEDMHSVLLTDNSTLLVGGLQNHVLEIDLNTVQETQKYAVETPGVTIMRQTNRFFFCGHTSGKVSLRDLRSFKVEHEFDAFSGSLSDFDVHGNLLAACGFSSRLTGLACDRFLKVYDLRMMRAITPLQVHVDPAFLRFIPTYTSRLAIISQSGQCQFCEPTGLANPADIFHVNPVGPLLMTFDVSASKQALAFGDSEGCVHLWTDSPEPSFNPYSRETEFALPCLVDSLPPLDWSQDLLPLSLIPVPLTTDALLSDWPAANSAPAPRRAPPVDAEILRTMKKVGFIGYAPNPRTRLRNQIPYRLKESDHEFDNFSQVTESPTGREEEPLHTVSKKYRKVTIKYSKLGLEDFDFKHYNKTLFAGLEPHIPNAYCNCMIQVLYFLEPVRCLIQNHLCQKEFCLACELGFLFHMLDLSRGDPCQGSNFLRAFRTIPEASALGLILADSDEASGKGSLARLIQRWNRFILTQLHQDMQELEVPQAYRGAGGSFCSSGDSIIGQLFSCEMENCSLCRCGSETVRASSTLLFTLSYPEGSICDKTGKNYDFAQVLKRSICLEQNTQAWCDNCEKYQPTIQTRNIRHLPDILVINCEVNSSKEADFWRLQAEVAFKIAVKKYGGEMKSKEFALADRKELRSPEGFLCSSIEELKNVWLPFSIRMKMTKNKGLDVCNWADEHELSSLGAPSQWGPARAEEELGVYVYDLMATVVHILDSRTGGSLVAHIKVGETYHQRKEGVTHQQWYLFNDFLIEPIDKYEAVQFDMNWKVPAILYYVKRNLNSRYNLNIKNPIEASVLLAEASLARKQRKTHTTFIPLMLNEMPQVGDLVGLDAEFVTLNEEEAELRSDGTKSTIKPSQMSVARITCVRGQGPNEGIPFIDDYISTQEQVVDYLTQYSGIKPGDLDAKISSKHLTTLKSTYLKLRFLIDIGVKFVGHGLQKDFRVINLMVPKDQVLDTVYLFHMPRKRMISLRFLAWYFLDLKIQGETHDSIEDARTALQLYRKYLELSKNGTEPESFHKVLKGLYEKGRKMDWKVPEPESQTSPKNAAVFSVLAL, from the exons GGCCATGCCACCTCCTTCTTCGGCCCAGCTCTGGAGCGCTACTCATCCTTTCAGGTCAATGGTGGTGACGACATTCGGCAAATCCAGAGCCTGGAGAACGGTATCCTCTTCCTCACCAAGAACAACCTCAAGTACATGGCCCGTGGAGGGCTCATTATATTTGACTATTT GCTGGATGAAAACGAGGATATGCACAGCGTCCTCCTGACAGACAACAGCACTCTGCTCGTTGGGGGGCTGCAGAACCACGTACTGGAGATTGACCTGAACACTGTCCAGGAGACTCAGAAG TATGCAGTCGAGACACCCGGAGTCACCATCATGAGACAGACAAATCGTTTCTTCTTCTGTGGCCACACATCTGGCAAG GTTTCCCTGCGAGACCTCCGTAGTTTTAAAGTGGAGCATGAATTTGATGCCTTCTCAGGGAGTCTGTCAGATTTTGATGTTCATGGCAACCTGCTGGCTGCCTGCGGCTTCTCCAGTCGCCTTACCGGCCTGGCCTGTGACCGTTTCCTCAAAGTGTACGATCTGCGCATGATGCGTGCCATCACACCTCTTCAAGTGCACGTGGATCCGGCCTTCTTACGATTCATCCCCACATACACTTCCCGCCTTGCTATCATCTCCCAGTCAG GTCAATGCCAGTTTTGTGAACCCACAGGCCTGGCCAACCCAGCCGACATTTTCCATGTGAATCCCGTGGGACCTTTGCTAATGACGTTTGATGTGTCAGCCAGCAAGCAGGCCCTGGCCTTTGGGGATTCTGAGGGCTGCGTGCATCTCTGGACTGATTCCCCTGAGCCGTCCTTCAACCCCTACTCCCGAGAGACTGAGTTTGCCCTGCCCTGTCTTGTGGACTCCTTGCCGCCTCTGGACTGGAGCCAGGATCTGCTGCCGCTTTCCCTCATTCCCGTCCCACTTACCACTGATGCACTGCTCTCTGACTGGCCTGCTGCCAACTCTGCTCCCGCTCCCAG GCGAGCACCACCTGTGGATGCAGAAATTCTTCGAACCATGAAGAAAGTGGGCTTCATTGGCTATGCTCCCAACCCTCGCACCAGGCTGCGCAACCAG ATTCCCTATCGACTAAAGGAGTCAGACCATGAATTTGACAACTTCAGCCAAGTCACGGAGTCACCGACAGGGCGAGAAGAGGAGCCTCTCCACACAGTTTCTAAGAAATACCGGAAG GTAACCATCAAATATTCCAAGCTAGGCCTGGAAGACTTTGACTTCAAACACTACAATAAGACTCTGTTTGCTGGGTTAGAGCCTCACATCCCCAATGCCTACTGTAACTGCATGATCCAG GTGCTCTATTTCTTGGAGCCTGTTCGCTGTCTGATCCAGAACCACCTTTGCCAAAAGGAGTTCTGCCTAGCGTGCGAGCTCGGCTTCCTCTTCCACATGCTAGACCTCTCTCGTGGCGATCCTTGTCAG GGCAGTAATTTCCTCCGAGCTTTCCGGACCATCCCTGAGGCCTCAGCTCTGGGTCTCATCCTTGCTGACTCAGATGAGGCTTCAGGCAAGGGCAGTCTGGCCCGGCTCATCCAGAGGTGGAACCGCTTCATCCTCACTCAGCTACATCAGGATATGCAGGAGCTGGAAGTGCCCCAGGCTTATCGAGGTGCTGGAGGCAG TTTCTGCTCATCAGGAGACTCCATCATTGGGCAGCTGTTCAGTTGTGAGATGGAGAACTGCAGTCTTTGCCGCTGCGGCAGCGAGACTGTGCGGGCCTCGTCCACCCTACTCTTCACACTCTCCTACCCTGAGGGTAGCATCTGTG ATAAAACCGGGAAGAACTATGACTTTGCTCAGGTGCTGAAGCGAAGTATCTGCCTGGAGCAGAACACACAGGCCTGGTGTGACAACTGTGAGAAGTACCAGCCCACA ATTCAGACCAGAAACATCCGACATCTGCCAGATATTCTTGTCATTAACTGTGAAGTGAATAGCTCAAAAGAGGCTGATTTCTGGAGACTGCAAGCTGAG GTTGCCTTCAAAATAGCGGTGAAAAAGTACGGCGGGGAAATGAAGAGCAAAGAGTTTGCTTTAGCTGATCG GAAGGAACTGAGGAGTCCAGAGGGCTTTCTGTGTTCCTCCATCGAGGAGCTGAAGAATGTCTGGCTTCCATTTTCCATCCGCATGAAGATGACCAAGAACAAAGGACTGGATGTTTGCAACTGGGCTGACGAGCATGAG CTTAGCAGCCTGGGTGCCCCCTCACAGTGGGGTCCGGCCAGGGCAGAGGAGGAGCTTGGTGTCTATGTATATGACCTGATGGCTACTGTGGTACACATCCTGGACTCACGAACAGGCGGCAGCTTGGTGGCTCACATCAAAGTCGGTGAGACCTACCACCAGCGCAAGGAG GGCGTGACTCATCAGCAGTGGTATCTCTTCAATGACTTCCTTATTGAACCTATTGATAAG TATGAAGCCGTGCAGTTTGACATGAATTGGAAAGTACCTGCTATCCTGTATTATGTCAAAAGGAATCTCAATTCCAGATACAATCTGAATA TCAAGAACCCCATTGAGGCCAGTGTGCTGCTGGCAGAAGCCTCGCTGGCACGGAAGCAACGGAAAACACACACGACCTTTATTCCATTGATGCTGAATGAGATGCCACAGGTCGGGGACCTGGTGGGCCTGGATGCCGAGTTTGTCACTCTTAATGAG GAAGAAGCAGAGTTACGCAGTGATGGTACCAAGTCCACCATTAAGCCAAGCCAGATGTCAGTAGCAAGGATCACCTGTGTTCGGGGCCAAGGGCCTAACGAGGGCATCCCCTTCATTGATGACTACATCTCCACGCAGGAGCAG GTAGTAGATTACTTGACTCAGTACTCGGGGATAAAGCCAGGAGACCTTGATGCCAAAATCTCCTCAAAGCACCTCACAACCCTCAAGTCTACCTACTTAAAGCTTCGCTTTCTCATTGATATTGGAGTCAAGTTTGTGGGTCATGGTCTGCAGAAGGACTTCCGGGTCATCAACCTCATG GTGCCCAAGGACCAAGTTCTTGACACAGTCTACCTGTTCCACATGCCCCGAAAACGAATGATTTCCCTACGATTCCTGGCCTGGTATTTTCTAG ACCTGAAGATTCAAGGTGAGACCCATGACAGCATTGAGGATGCCCGCACAGCCCTTCAACTCTACCGGAAGTATCTGGAGCTGAGCAAGAACGGCACCGAGCCCGAGTCCTTCCACAAGGTGCTCAAGGGTCTCTATGAGAAGGGCCGAAAGATGGACTGGAAGGTGCCTGAGCCTGAAAGCCAGACAAGTCCCAAGA ATGCAGCTGTCTTCTCAGTGCTGGCACTGTGA
- the Pan2 gene encoding PAN2-PAN3 deadenylation complex catalytic subunit Pan2 isoform 3 (isoform 3 is encoded by transcript variant 3), with translation MNFEGLDPGLAEFSPAMHSTLDPVLDAHLNPSLLQNVELDPEGVALEALPVQESVHIMEGVYSELHSVVAEVGVPVSVSHFDLHEEMLWVGSHGVNGGDDIRQIQSLENGILFLTKNNLKYMARGGLIIFDYLLDENEDMHSVLLTDNSTLLVGGLQNHVLEIDLNTVQETQKYAVETPGVTIMRQTNRFFFCGHTSGKVSLRDLRSFKVEHEFDAFSGSLSDFDVHGNLLAACGFSSRLTGLACDRFLKVYDLRMMRAITPLQVHVDPAFLRFIPTYTSRLAIISQSGQCQFCEPTGLANPADIFHVNPVGPLLMTFDVSASKQALAFGDSEGCVHLWTDSPEPSFNPYSRETEFALPCLVDSLPPLDWSQDLLPLSLIPVPLTTDALLSDWPAANSAPAPRRAPPVDAEILRTMKKVGFIGYAPNPRTRLRNQIPYRLKESDHEFDNFSQVTESPTGREEEPLHTVSKKYRKVTIKYSKLGLEDFDFKHYNKTLFAGLEPHIPNAYCNCMIQVLYFLEPVRCLIQNHLCQKEFCLACELGFLFHMLDLSRGDPCQGSNFLRAFRTIPEASALGLILADSDEASGKGSLARLIQRWNRFILTQLHQDMQELEVPQAYRGAGGSFCSSGDSIIGQLFSCEMENCSLCRCGSETVRASSTLLFTLSYPEDKTGKNYDFAQVLKRSICLEQNTQAWCDNCEKYQPTIQTRNIRHLPDILVINCEVNSSKEADFWRLQAEVAFKIAVKKYGGEMKSKEFALADRKELRSPEGFLCSSIEELKNVWLPFSIRMKMTKNKGLDVCNWADEHEWGPARAEEELGVYVYDLMATVVHILDSRTGGSLVAHIKVGETYHQRKEGVTHQQWYLFNDFLIEPIDKYEAVQFDMNWKVPAILYYVKRNLNSRYNLNIKNPIEASVLLAEASLARKQRKTHTTFIPLMLNEMPQVGDLVGLDAEFVTLNEEEAELRSDGTKSTIKPSQMSVARITCVRGQGPNEGIPFIDDYISTQEQVVDYLTQYSGIKPGDLDAKISSKHLTTLKSTYLKLRFLIDIGVKFVGHGLQKDFRVINLMVPKDQVLDTVYLFHMPRKRMISLRFLAWYFLDLKIQGETHDSIEDARTALQLYRKYLELSKNGTEPESFHKVLKGLYEKGRKMDWKVPEPESQTSPKNAAVFSVLAL, from the exons GTCAATGGTGGTGACGACATTCGGCAAATCCAGAGCCTGGAGAACGGTATCCTCTTCCTCACCAAGAACAACCTCAAGTACATGGCCCGTGGAGGGCTCATTATATTTGACTATTT GCTGGATGAAAACGAGGATATGCACAGCGTCCTCCTGACAGACAACAGCACTCTGCTCGTTGGGGGGCTGCAGAACCACGTACTGGAGATTGACCTGAACACTGTCCAGGAGACTCAGAAG TATGCAGTCGAGACACCCGGAGTCACCATCATGAGACAGACAAATCGTTTCTTCTTCTGTGGCCACACATCTGGCAAG GTTTCCCTGCGAGACCTCCGTAGTTTTAAAGTGGAGCATGAATTTGATGCCTTCTCAGGGAGTCTGTCAGATTTTGATGTTCATGGCAACCTGCTGGCTGCCTGCGGCTTCTCCAGTCGCCTTACCGGCCTGGCCTGTGACCGTTTCCTCAAAGTGTACGATCTGCGCATGATGCGTGCCATCACACCTCTTCAAGTGCACGTGGATCCGGCCTTCTTACGATTCATCCCCACATACACTTCCCGCCTTGCTATCATCTCCCAGTCAG GTCAATGCCAGTTTTGTGAACCCACAGGCCTGGCCAACCCAGCCGACATTTTCCATGTGAATCCCGTGGGACCTTTGCTAATGACGTTTGATGTGTCAGCCAGCAAGCAGGCCCTGGCCTTTGGGGATTCTGAGGGCTGCGTGCATCTCTGGACTGATTCCCCTGAGCCGTCCTTCAACCCCTACTCCCGAGAGACTGAGTTTGCCCTGCCCTGTCTTGTGGACTCCTTGCCGCCTCTGGACTGGAGCCAGGATCTGCTGCCGCTTTCCCTCATTCCCGTCCCACTTACCACTGATGCACTGCTCTCTGACTGGCCTGCTGCCAACTCTGCTCCCGCTCCCAG GCGAGCACCACCTGTGGATGCAGAAATTCTTCGAACCATGAAGAAAGTGGGCTTCATTGGCTATGCTCCCAACCCTCGCACCAGGCTGCGCAACCAG ATTCCCTATCGACTAAAGGAGTCAGACCATGAATTTGACAACTTCAGCCAAGTCACGGAGTCACCGACAGGGCGAGAAGAGGAGCCTCTCCACACAGTTTCTAAGAAATACCGGAAG GTAACCATCAAATATTCCAAGCTAGGCCTGGAAGACTTTGACTTCAAACACTACAATAAGACTCTGTTTGCTGGGTTAGAGCCTCACATCCCCAATGCCTACTGTAACTGCATGATCCAG GTGCTCTATTTCTTGGAGCCTGTTCGCTGTCTGATCCAGAACCACCTTTGCCAAAAGGAGTTCTGCCTAGCGTGCGAGCTCGGCTTCCTCTTCCACATGCTAGACCTCTCTCGTGGCGATCCTTGTCAG GGCAGTAATTTCCTCCGAGCTTTCCGGACCATCCCTGAGGCCTCAGCTCTGGGTCTCATCCTTGCTGACTCAGATGAGGCTTCAGGCAAGGGCAGTCTGGCCCGGCTCATCCAGAGGTGGAACCGCTTCATCCTCACTCAGCTACATCAGGATATGCAGGAGCTGGAAGTGCCCCAGGCTTATCGAGGTGCTGGAGGCAG TTTCTGCTCATCAGGAGACTCCATCATTGGGCAGCTGTTCAGTTGTGAGATGGAGAACTGCAGTCTTTGCCGCTGCGGCAGCGAGACTGTGCGGGCCTCGTCCACCCTACTCTTCACACTCTCCTACCCTGAGG ATAAAACCGGGAAGAACTATGACTTTGCTCAGGTGCTGAAGCGAAGTATCTGCCTGGAGCAGAACACACAGGCCTGGTGTGACAACTGTGAGAAGTACCAGCCCACA ATTCAGACCAGAAACATCCGACATCTGCCAGATATTCTTGTCATTAACTGTGAAGTGAATAGCTCAAAAGAGGCTGATTTCTGGAGACTGCAAGCTGAG GTTGCCTTCAAAATAGCGGTGAAAAAGTACGGCGGGGAAATGAAGAGCAAAGAGTTTGCTTTAGCTGATCG GAAGGAACTGAGGAGTCCAGAGGGCTTTCTGTGTTCCTCCATCGAGGAGCTGAAGAATGTCTGGCTTCCATTTTCCATCCGCATGAAGATGACCAAGAACAAAGGACTGGATGTTTGCAACTGGGCTGACGAGCATGAG TGGGGTCCGGCCAGGGCAGAGGAGGAGCTTGGTGTCTATGTATATGACCTGATGGCTACTGTGGTACACATCCTGGACTCACGAACAGGCGGCAGCTTGGTGGCTCACATCAAAGTCGGTGAGACCTACCACCAGCGCAAGGAG GGCGTGACTCATCAGCAGTGGTATCTCTTCAATGACTTCCTTATTGAACCTATTGATAAG TATGAAGCCGTGCAGTTTGACATGAATTGGAAAGTACCTGCTATCCTGTATTATGTCAAAAGGAATCTCAATTCCAGATACAATCTGAATA TCAAGAACCCCATTGAGGCCAGTGTGCTGCTGGCAGAAGCCTCGCTGGCACGGAAGCAACGGAAAACACACACGACCTTTATTCCATTGATGCTGAATGAGATGCCACAGGTCGGGGACCTGGTGGGCCTGGATGCCGAGTTTGTCACTCTTAATGAG GAAGAAGCAGAGTTACGCAGTGATGGTACCAAGTCCACCATTAAGCCAAGCCAGATGTCAGTAGCAAGGATCACCTGTGTTCGGGGCCAAGGGCCTAACGAGGGCATCCCCTTCATTGATGACTACATCTCCACGCAGGAGCAG GTAGTAGATTACTTGACTCAGTACTCGGGGATAAAGCCAGGAGACCTTGATGCCAAAATCTCCTCAAAGCACCTCACAACCCTCAAGTCTACCTACTTAAAGCTTCGCTTTCTCATTGATATTGGAGTCAAGTTTGTGGGTCATGGTCTGCAGAAGGACTTCCGGGTCATCAACCTCATG GTGCCCAAGGACCAAGTTCTTGACACAGTCTACCTGTTCCACATGCCCCGAAAACGAATGATTTCCCTACGATTCCTGGCCTGGTATTTTCTAG ACCTGAAGATTCAAGGTGAGACCCATGACAGCATTGAGGATGCCCGCACAGCCCTTCAACTCTACCGGAAGTATCTGGAGCTGAGCAAGAACGGCACCGAGCCCGAGTCCTTCCACAAGGTGCTCAAGGGTCTCTATGAGAAGGGCCGAAAGATGGACTGGAAGGTGCCTGAGCCTGAAAGCCAGACAAGTCCCAAGA ATGCAGCTGTCTTCTCAGTGCTGGCACTGTGA
- the Pan2 gene encoding PAN2-PAN3 deadenylation complex catalytic subunit Pan2 isoform 4 (isoform 4 is encoded by transcript variant 4) — protein sequence MARGGLIIFDYLLDENEDMHSVLLTDNSTLLVGGLQNHVLEIDLNTVQETQKYAVETPGVTIMRQTNRFFFCGHTSGKVSLRDLRSFKVEHEFDAFSGSLSDFDVHGNLLAACGFSSRLTGLACDRFLKVYDLRMMRAITPLQVHVDPAFLRFIPTYTSRLAIISQSGQCQFCEPTGLANPADIFHVNPVGPLLMTFDVSASKQALAFGDSEGCVHLWTDSPEPSFNPYSRETEFALPCLVDSLPPLDWSQDLLPLSLIPVPLTTDALLSDWPAANSAPAPRRAPPVDAEILRTMKKVGFIGYAPNPRTRLRNQIPYRLKESDHEFDNFSQVTESPTGREEEPLHTVSKKYRKVTIKYSKLGLEDFDFKHYNKTLFAGLEPHIPNAYCNCMIQVLYFLEPVRCLIQNHLCQKEFCLACELGFLFHMLDLSRGDPCQGSNFLRAFRTIPEASALGLILADSDEASGKGSLARLIQRWNRFILTQLHQDMQELEVPQAYRGAGGSSFCSSGDSIIGQLFSCEMENCSLCRCGSETVRASSTLLFTLSYPEDKTGKNYDFAQVLKRSICLEQNTQAWCDNCEKYQPTIQTRNIRHLPDILVINCEVNSSKEADFWRLQAEVAFKIAVKKYGGEMKSKEFALADRKELRSPEGFLCSSIEELKNVWLPFSIRMKMTKNKGLDVCNWADEHELSSLGAPSQWGPARAEEELGVYVYDLMATVVHILDSRTGGSLVAHIKVGETYHQRKEGVTHQQWYLFNDFLIEPIDKYEAVQFDMNWKVPAILYYVKRNLNSRYNLNIKNPIEASVLLAEASLARKQRKTHTTFIPLMLNEMPQVGDLVGLDAEFVTLNEEEAELRSDGTKSTIKPSQMSVARITCVRGQGPNEGIPFIDDYISTQEQVVDYLTQYSGIKPGDLDAKISSKHLTTLKSTYLKLRFLIDIGVKFVGHGLQKDFRVINLMVPKDQVLDTVYLFHMPRKRMISLRFLAWYFLDLKIQGETHDSIEDARTALQLYRKYLELSKNGTEPESFHKVLKGLYEKGRKMDWKVPEPESQTSPKNAAVFSVLAL from the exons ATGGCCCGTGGAGGGCTCATTATATTTGACTATTT GCTGGATGAAAACGAGGATATGCACAGCGTCCTCCTGACAGACAACAGCACTCTGCTCGTTGGGGGGCTGCAGAACCACGTACTGGAGATTGACCTGAACACTGTCCAGGAGACTCAGAAG TATGCAGTCGAGACACCCGGAGTCACCATCATGAGACAGACAAATCGTTTCTTCTTCTGTGGCCACACATCTGGCAAG GTTTCCCTGCGAGACCTCCGTAGTTTTAAAGTGGAGCATGAATTTGATGCCTTCTCAGGGAGTCTGTCAGATTTTGATGTTCATGGCAACCTGCTGGCTGCCTGCGGCTTCTCCAGTCGCCTTACCGGCCTGGCCTGTGACCGTTTCCTCAAAGTGTACGATCTGCGCATGATGCGTGCCATCACACCTCTTCAAGTGCACGTGGATCCGGCCTTCTTACGATTCATCCCCACATACACTTCCCGCCTTGCTATCATCTCCCAGTCAG GTCAATGCCAGTTTTGTGAACCCACAGGCCTGGCCAACCCAGCCGACATTTTCCATGTGAATCCCGTGGGACCTTTGCTAATGACGTTTGATGTGTCAGCCAGCAAGCAGGCCCTGGCCTTTGGGGATTCTGAGGGCTGCGTGCATCTCTGGACTGATTCCCCTGAGCCGTCCTTCAACCCCTACTCCCGAGAGACTGAGTTTGCCCTGCCCTGTCTTGTGGACTCCTTGCCGCCTCTGGACTGGAGCCAGGATCTGCTGCCGCTTTCCCTCATTCCCGTCCCACTTACCACTGATGCACTGCTCTCTGACTGGCCTGCTGCCAACTCTGCTCCCGCTCCCAG GCGAGCACCACCTGTGGATGCAGAAATTCTTCGAACCATGAAGAAAGTGGGCTTCATTGGCTATGCTCCCAACCCTCGCACCAGGCTGCGCAACCAG ATTCCCTATCGACTAAAGGAGTCAGACCATGAATTTGACAACTTCAGCCAAGTCACGGAGTCACCGACAGGGCGAGAAGAGGAGCCTCTCCACACAGTTTCTAAGAAATACCGGAAG GTAACCATCAAATATTCCAAGCTAGGCCTGGAAGACTTTGACTTCAAACACTACAATAAGACTCTGTTTGCTGGGTTAGAGCCTCACATCCCCAATGCCTACTGTAACTGCATGATCCAG GTGCTCTATTTCTTGGAGCCTGTTCGCTGTCTGATCCAGAACCACCTTTGCCAAAAGGAGTTCTGCCTAGCGTGCGAGCTCGGCTTCCTCTTCCACATGCTAGACCTCTCTCGTGGCGATCCTTGTCAG GGCAGTAATTTCCTCCGAGCTTTCCGGACCATCCCTGAGGCCTCAGCTCTGGGTCTCATCCTTGCTGACTCAGATGAGGCTTCAGGCAAGGGCAGTCTGGCCCGGCTCATCCAGAGGTGGAACCGCTTCATCCTCACTCAGCTACATCAGGATATGCAGGAGCTGGAAGTGCCCCAGGCTTATCGAGGTGCTGGAGGCAG CAGTTTCTGCTCATCAGGAGACTCCATCATTGGGCAGCTGTTCAGTTGTGAGATGGAGAACTGCAGTCTTTGCCGCTGCGGCAGCGAGACTGTGCGGGCCTCGTCCACCCTACTCTTCACACTCTCCTACCCTGAGG ATAAAACCGGGAAGAACTATGACTTTGCTCAGGTGCTGAAGCGAAGTATCTGCCTGGAGCAGAACACACAGGCCTGGTGTGACAACTGTGAGAAGTACCAGCCCACA ATTCAGACCAGAAACATCCGACATCTGCCAGATATTCTTGTCATTAACTGTGAAGTGAATAGCTCAAAAGAGGCTGATTTCTGGAGACTGCAAGCTGAG GTTGCCTTCAAAATAGCGGTGAAAAAGTACGGCGGGGAAATGAAGAGCAAAGAGTTTGCTTTAGCTGATCG GAAGGAACTGAGGAGTCCAGAGGGCTTTCTGTGTTCCTCCATCGAGGAGCTGAAGAATGTCTGGCTTCCATTTTCCATCCGCATGAAGATGACCAAGAACAAAGGACTGGATGTTTGCAACTGGGCTGACGAGCATGAG CTTAGCAGCCTGGGTGCCCCCTCACAGTGGGGTCCGGCCAGGGCAGAGGAGGAGCTTGGTGTCTATGTATATGACCTGATGGCTACTGTGGTACACATCCTGGACTCACGAACAGGCGGCAGCTTGGTGGCTCACATCAAAGTCGGTGAGACCTACCACCAGCGCAAGGAG GGCGTGACTCATCAGCAGTGGTATCTCTTCAATGACTTCCTTATTGAACCTATTGATAAG TATGAAGCCGTGCAGTTTGACATGAATTGGAAAGTACCTGCTATCCTGTATTATGTCAAAAGGAATCTCAATTCCAGATACAATCTGAATA TCAAGAACCCCATTGAGGCCAGTGTGCTGCTGGCAGAAGCCTCGCTGGCACGGAAGCAACGGAAAACACACACGACCTTTATTCCATTGATGCTGAATGAGATGCCACAGGTCGGGGACCTGGTGGGCCTGGATGCCGAGTTTGTCACTCTTAATGAG GAAGAAGCAGAGTTACGCAGTGATGGTACCAAGTCCACCATTAAGCCAAGCCAGATGTCAGTAGCAAGGATCACCTGTGTTCGGGGCCAAGGGCCTAACGAGGGCATCCCCTTCATTGATGACTACATCTCCACGCAGGAGCAG GTAGTAGATTACTTGACTCAGTACTCGGGGATAAAGCCAGGAGACCTTGATGCCAAAATCTCCTCAAAGCACCTCACAACCCTCAAGTCTACCTACTTAAAGCTTCGCTTTCTCATTGATATTGGAGTCAAGTTTGTGGGTCATGGTCTGCAGAAGGACTTCCGGGTCATCAACCTCATG GTGCCCAAGGACCAAGTTCTTGACACAGTCTACCTGTTCCACATGCCCCGAAAACGAATGATTTCCCTACGATTCCTGGCCTGGTATTTTCTAG ACCTGAAGATTCAAGGTGAGACCCATGACAGCATTGAGGATGCCCGCACAGCCCTTCAACTCTACCGGAAGTATCTGGAGCTGAGCAAGAACGGCACCGAGCCCGAGTCCTTCCACAAGGTGCTCAAGGGTCTCTATGAGAAGGGCCGAAAGATGGACTGGAAGGTGCCTGAGCCTGAAAGCCAGACAAGTCCCAAGA ATGCAGCTGTCTTCTCAGTGCTGGCACTGTGA